The Paramisgurnus dabryanus chromosome 24, PD_genome_1.1, whole genome shotgun sequence genome contains the following window.
GTGGTTATTCATGTATCTTGTTTTGGGACCCAGTACAGTACAACAAACTGATTATGTGATAAAAATAAGTCTGTGAGATTTCTCATGAATGATCTTACCAGTTTATCTGCTGCTCTTTTAGAGAATGTGTGATCTTGTAAGTGATTTCAGTAAATTCCATCCATCTGTTTTTAACAGTTTTAGGAACTATGATAAACAAATTTGAAAAAAACAATCAACAtgatctttttttttaacaaaaagtgttaataaaagtgtattatattATGTCATTATGTGGTATAATACTGTAGTTAATATTGTACAGCTGTATTAGTAGTTAACATTTACCCTGTtgttgtgtgtttctgtgtttcCTGTTGATCCAGAAGATCAGAACTGATGCTACAATCATCAAACATCCAACAGCAGCAACAATAAAGATCTGAATTAAGGTGAGATctgtaataaataataacagaCATTACTGTAACTCAATCTGATCTCAGATCAGTCAATATCATTACCGTAACTGAATCTGTTGGAGTGACCTCAGATAAGTGATCTGGCAGTCTGTTTTCAGATCAGCTCAGTTTATAAACACAAACACCACCTGTGACTCACCTGAACACTTCTGACAGAGATCAGTATTGAGATGTTGAGTCTGATTACTGATGGGATTGTTCACCACACAGCTGTAAGATTCATCCAGACACTTCAGATGAAGAGAGATGTTGTTGTTGAGATCAGACACACTGATGCTGGACAATAAACTGTTTCCTTTGTACCAGGACAGACTCACATCTCTCACATTCAACACtgaacacaacaacacacatGATGATGTTTCTGATGATGAAGAGTTTTGTGTAGTGATGACAGGAACGGGCAGACGAGCTGGAAAACATTTGAGAATCAAAAGAGTTTATTATCAACATAAAACAAGAGACATCAATGAGAGTAATTACTGTATGATGGTTAATATATCAACTAAAGCAATAAGCCTTAAGAAGGGGTTTGAGGTTTACAGTGAATATTAAACAATTAAGAGATGTTGTTAAGCATGACACAGAACAGCTTCACCTTTACAAAGATAATTAATTGATTTCATTATATGGTTTATTATATAGCTGATGTAACCCTCTCTCTCGAGGTAGTAGAAATAATGCACATAGGTTTGATAGTCTAAAGTAATCGTAGTTGGACCAGAATCAGAAGATGCTAAATTGTTAAGAGCCTGAGAATTGAATGTCAATtatgaaagaaataccacaccAGAAGGACAGTTTAGACAACCTGTATTAAATTCACAGGTGGAACAtacatacaataaaaaaacacatttatgaaaaataacaaactaaaataataaagtgcacacataaacaaaacaaaaccctCTCTTTTCAGTTTCTTTGAGCTCAGTTCGTTCTCGGTTCGACTTGCCTTGGTTGACAAGAATTCAATTTCACCGTTGGGGCCCTTTTTTTTCACTTTGAGTTAGTGTTTGTCCTACCACAACGAAGATGAAGAGGATGATCCGGGCAGTTTGTCCAAAGCAACTTGATTCGTTCTCAAACACGGTTGGCTCGCCACCCAGCCACGCGGACTGGGAATCAATGAATCTCTGGAGGGACGTCTGGATCTGTATTACCCCATGCAAAGGATCTCCGCACGATGTTTCCAACTCTTTACCAAAACCTGACCATTTTAACGGAATTCACTGCCTTTAGCTCTGTGACAACAGTGGATTCAGGCACAGCTTTCGTTTACACTCTATATTACAATAAAGTATAGTCATTATAATACATAATGATAACAGATCTTGTTTAATTCACTTCGTATGGTTTTGAACATCTTACCAAGCAGATAACGCAACCTCATATGCTCAAGTGCAAGCGCCAAAAGAACGTATAATGACGCAAAACTAGAGGCGTAACCATAACGGAGCCTAGCTGGCAACTGATTGGTCAGCTCAGTGCCTCATAGAATTCACCCATTGGCTCACTCACAAGTCCATCACAGATACAAAATGAAAGTTAACCCTTTCGTGACTGGATTATACAGCTAAATAGGACTTCTAATTATTAAACCTGGCTACACTGACAATGATTCATAAAATCACACAGCAAGAACAATGTAAAGATATTGATAAACATATTCTTTAACCAAGCAGTGTAGATCATCAGAAGTAGAATGATTGACAAACAAAACAGTAATACTGATATCATGAGATCACTAAAGTCATGTACAAAAACCACCAATCATAATCAAACACCTAaaccagtgtttcccaacctttTTTTCTGCCATGGCACAGTTTTGAgaagtaaaaaaatcatatggAACAACACTTGACTTTCACAATAAGCATTAACAGATCTGCACAAACCTGAATTGCAATGCTTAAATGACTTGTTAAACTTGAGTATTAAACATAGTATTCACATTGAATGTAAAAATTTTACATTACACCAAAAAAACCAGTGTAACACTGACCTAATCTATCAGGTTAATATACTAAAATATAGAGAACAGTAAATCTTTACTCACCATAGACAATAACATTGAATCTGTGTAAGGACTTCTGCTCGCTGCTGATGGTTACATTATAAAGTCCAGTGTGTTGAGTTGTGATGTTTGTGATGgtgagatctccagtctgatCATTTAACTGCAGTCTGTCTCTGAATCTCCCATCAAGAACATCATCATATACTGAGACTATATTGGCTTCTCTATTAATTTTAGCTATGGTTGACTTTTGAGGTCCAAAGCTCCAGAGTATCTGATCCCCTCCCTTTATTTCAGTAAGATGAGAGTGTAGAGTAAGATTTTCTCCCTCCATCACTGACACTGACTTCACTTCAtcaccaaacacacctgaacacaTCAAAATTCATCAAAGTGTTTGAATAAAGttaatttgatattttccatctttattaaaagcacaaagacaaacttgaaAAGAGATTTGGAAATGTGAGCTTTATgatgaaatgtttctttaaatataaacaaatgacaAAAATCTTTAAAGAACAGCATTGATAAAGGAGAGATCTCTGAATTCGCAACACTTCAAATATTTAATCTTTAGGCTTTGGTTTGGTAAATATACATTCATATATTCATGTATTCTGATGAGTCCTAAACTTTACTGACAGAATTAAACTTCAGTTGACTTTCACACAAACAACAAATCTTAGCAATGAAAATTTTTAtcttcaaatataaaaaaatgaagctaTTTATTTTAACTATAAATCCATAAACATTAACCAGGTATTCATATAAATAATATCTGATTAATATTAAGATTATATGAGATCATAGACATGAATTAAATCAAGTGCATCTTTAGactaaaatttaaataaaacatcatAACTCTGTACTAACAGCTGTAAACAATCAATAAACACATTAATAACTTACCAACCAGAGAAGTTAagcaaaaagagagaaaaacaaacataaGAAACATGTTCTTCAAATGTCTAAAATAACAACACAACAATAATCTGACAGTGTTGTGATCTCCAGTAAAGTTGTATAGAGATTAACACAACATAAGTTTGTGAGCTGTAACTGAGCATGGGTGTTGACTTCCAGGTTTAAAGCAGGGCTTTTCACAAGTTTATCTTACAAAGACTAAAAAAATCTGTGAATATCACCCCAGTCCTTGTGTCCTTTAAGATAGCTTTCAGTTTCATTTAGAGAAAATGTATCTCAGTTTAATATATGATTTctctttcatttcatttaaataaagtttttcccTGGACATTagattaagatttttttttcacatattttttttcaatttcaattcacTTTATTGTCATTGTCGTTCCAAAGAACAGCAACGAAATTACGTTGGAGCATACAACAACAGTTCATGATATATTAAAGTGCACTAACACCTTACAAAGCAGGACTGTGCGTGCCGCCATCATGATAACCATACACTAACTAAACTGACGTACTCGTTTAAAATACTTTCtgtataaagttttttttttcttttcattttccctttgtaaagcactttgaatgtaTATGATGTATAATgtattatatgtatatattatgaaatataaattgTTTTGCACTTTGAGGAGAGATAtcagtaaaataattattttaggGTGGGGTTAAAAAGAGTTTGTGGTAAATTCATCTGGTTCATTAGTTCCCCACAAACCACACCGTATAGAGCAGGGAAATGGTAACCACAGACTGATAAAACCTTTGAGCATTTTGTTGCACACATTGAAGAACTTTAGTCTAAATTTAGTTTAGCTTCAGCTCTAACTGTTGTCTTTGTGTTCTTAGACCAATTAAGTTTTTTCTTCTGTAAATTGCCTCAGTACCCATTCCTGTAAAGTAGTATATATATAACTAAGTGGTGCAAATGCAGCTTTAGTTCTCAAAAACGTGGTCTTGGTACTAAAATCTAAGtgatttgtttaatttcaagtatatatttttctggTTATTAAATTTCGTTTTGGCATTGTGCTTTTGCGATATGTCTTGTTCTTCTTTGGCATGTAGgatcatattattttttaaggcTACATTCATTGAAATATGCAGGGACACAGACCAGCAAAGCCAAGGTTTTTTTCTTCGATATCGTGATGTTTTTTCACTGACAGTTTTTCTGTACAGTGTTGGGAACTCTCATGAGACAAATACGCAACCATAGCTTCAAAAACAAGCccgatataaaaaaatattatttattgtcAATAAATGAGCCTAATGACTATAGAGGCAATGCTTGGTGCCATCTGGTGGAAAGATGGTGGCTGATGGTCCATGAAACTAAGGTTTCTGACTGTCTGACTGTTTCTGACTGGTAAGTATAATGGTCGAAGAACCTTGTTGAATGGAAAGATTGTAGGGTCAGACGATATGTCATGCAGTTTTGTCTTTGCAAGGTTCAGCTGGAGAAAAAACGAAGAGCGCCGGCTTTCAGCGCAGAAAAaagatccttcatccagagtgagatgtccctcagaCATGCTGCGATGCGGGCAAAAACTGTGGGATCTTCAGGCTGGAACAGCAAGTGGAGTTGTGTTTCGTCTGCAAAGCAGttgtaggaaaagccatgtttccaaATGACAAAACCCAGGAATGTCATGTATATAGAAAAGTGCTGTGGGccagcacagagccttgaggtaCCCCAGTATGGAGATATTGGGGTTTagagacgtcacctctccaaGATACTCTAAATGACCAACCTGAGAGGTAAGACCTGAACCATATTAGCGCCGTATCAGAGACACCCATAGCCTTGAGGGTCGACAGGCAGATGTGATGATTGACAGTGTCAAAAGCGTAAGAGAtctaagcccttttcacacagaaattccgtaaaatacacggcataagcatcctggatttttccggaatagttagattttttttcattcacactgccaagtttACCCGGCATGTGacggtcccggaaagacacgcgACCTATTGAAAGTCCccccctctcttctacgcagcgttgTAAGTTtgaatattatatattatttctctctccagaaacaactcgcgtgcatttttgtttatgataagactacaaaggagcgcgtgaacgcacagttctatgctggtgaatgatctcagcttcagagtggatatttgacatgCGGGtgttttcgtttattatagctcaaatgagcatgtgacgtgatattcttttatgctgctgaatgatctccgtttcaacgcagtaagcaacgagctaacttacctgatatctgcttcagtccagtttgctgacatttctcgtagtgaatgttgtaaatccctcattttaaagagttgaaccaacttcatgttgccatgacacgcgcgtcctcactacggcacgtgcgtcattgtttatgcgtctcatatatcatttcctgataactgcttcaatctagtttgcaacatttctcgtggtgaatgtttatatgcatgttatctctcattgtaaggagctgaaccataacttgtgttgtgatgatgacgcgcgcgtcctcacttcgacacgccctttagggcattcttgcggcttcttgttcacacagagggttacccgcgtatcttactaggtcctctttccggcaacgatcccagaagattaacggaacgagtttttgttcacacagacgcttgtctggcaattttacgggtattttctgggaccagaggtctgtgtgaatggggttctAGTAAGATcagtacagatgatttggagcCTGCCTTAGGGCTTCAATGGATGAGAGCAGTGCAGTTTCGGTGAAGTGACCACTCTTGAAACCAGACTGGTTGCTGTCCAGGAGGTGATTTTGTGTAAAGAAGGAGAAGAGCTGGTCAAAATCCTCATGCTCAAGAGTCTTGGCAATGAGCGGAAGGAGTGATACGGGTCACagctgagagacttttatttggaaagtgtttgtttttttattgtcagCAGGTGTCGCTGTGTATCTACCATTCAGATATACTTGGGGTGTGTTTGCGTTCCATTTGttaacaatacatttttttgaaaaaaaaatttgtataataaatttgtgtatttgttgtaataaattataaatgtaatcaTTTAGAATTTGGCAAAGTAAATTGCAATGCATTACAAGTTATAAATGTTTATCGGTATGCAGTGATGGGCAATTTCAAAGCAATGCTTTATGAAGCCTCGAAACATTataatcttttgttttgaatcagtggttcggagcatGTTTTGGTTTTAAACTGGctaagtcacgtgattttagcaaacgaggcttcattacatCACTGTTGATTACAGTTAGTGTCTAATATGGTTAGGTGAACTCCGGTCAGTTTTATCATGCatttcataaaacattcatccttctgacTGATAACGCTATCATTTTGCTAAcatttagggccctatcttgcacccagcgcaattgactttgtcagtgatgcatgtatcattcgtattttgcgccggcgcacagcgcggtttttccctccacagatacacgtcagcaaactagggaatgaacttgcgctccctgggcggttcagcgcaaaaaggaggcgtgttgcggcgcaaaccatctcttatgctattttgcagtttcaaaaaacaattgcgctactaaccaaaaaaaactagtctaaagtcagtggcgcgttgcgcgttgttcattatgctattttaagggcgcatgcttgaccataatgtatagcgtgcacaacgcgcatacactttgcttatctaatctacacagatgcaacagttatttttgcaaatcataaattgttacacttaaaaatattaatacacgagataaggggaatcatagtggtgagcattgtggtgatagtttttatttattctcatgcaaataacgattaaaatattttcataactttgttgtgtggctgtattacgtttattttatgtaaataatagttaaaatgttttcataagaaaccttaatgtatatgaacttgatttgtaagagtactttggggttggaccttgcttgcgtttcttgggtccgatttcaaagccccctaaccctttcagcggtgagggtggacgcagcgatgtcctctgctggcgtcaagtcctgaggcagatccacctcccgttacacggcgtgcccgatttatgctggcaagcgtgggattcccccgtacaaggacgtcggtctcctcggctgtgaaccgctcctggcgtgcgcctggtaaatccgtcataataatatagcaacccgccatggaacttgcgcccttgcgtttaaagggaatgttggctagcgttctgattggtttatttgacgttacgcccaaaccacacctatgaataatgaacctacttcagaccaaccccttattgatttgcgaccggcgcaagagttatttctcccgccgggaaaatagcaacagcgcccaagatccgcccacaaactcacttgcgcgttgcgcttcgcacttgcgtttcagatcgttaaaatagagcccataaTGTCAgacatgtgcataattaaaaggggagcTAGAGATTTAATGGTGTGCCCTAAAGACAACAACAcagaatacacttttatttaatggcTCAATTTATctaaatcatttatttttttaaacctttaaattttttgtaaaatgtttggactgAGATCTTGTTGCTGTTACAATGTTTTAACCAGCTGATGGCGCCATGTGTTTCGAGCTGGGCTTCGAAACGGTGAATCGTTTTTTAAATCAATTGATTCAGTTGATCTGTAGCTTTAAAAAGcatcgtttctcccatcactagtgtACAGCAAATGGACTGGTAGGTCATTTGTCAGTCAAAGGTTGAGCTGAATACAGGTGGCGCTCTTTTTCTGCTTTATTCATTACgttaaactttatttaacttaaatgaCAAAATGCCCTCAAACGGCACAACATCCATCACAGCATTACTGCCAGGTTGAGGGAACTTGAGTAAAAACGGCTAAAAACAAGAGATTATTTTAAAGTCTGAAATTAAAATCAGCTGGAGTCAACAGTGATCCGACGGAGTGATAGAGTTACTATGAGcttaaacataaaataagtcatttaaaatgagaaaaagctGCCGTGAGACTGACTGAACAAACAGATTCAACAAACATCATTGTACAAAAGGCACCACTGACAATGGCGCCCTCTGCAGGACATTTTATGCTACTGAACATGTGTTGTATTATGTGTGACTTAAACTTGTAATTTCATTGGTAGAAGACATATCGTTCATGTTCAGACATGTTTCAAAGCTAGTAAGTTCGCAAAAGTTGTTGTCTATCGTGGCTGGCTGCTATCTGGTCCATTCCTAACAGTTAGTAATGTGTGCATACAtccaaaaaacacacacacacacacacacacacatacatacgcATCTGTACCTACTGGAATTGGAAACAGTAAAGTTGTTTAATATAGACATGGACCGAATGATTTATTGTTCTGTCTGAACATTCAGCAGCGGTTGCTATAGAATTTAAACGGCACCTTTTCACTTTCATACAATTTTGGTTCTTCGAGCCGGATTCAGGCAACTACGGCAGCATCACCATCCCAATCGGAAAGACAAGCTATGCCAGATCAACCAGCTGTGGTTCAACCCCGTCGACAGGTCACCAAGATACCTAGATGACTTCTATGTTGATTATACAATGCAACGTCAACCACTTCATTCTCATAATGAACAGCCAGTTCCATGTGCCACTGGACGTGCATCTGATAAAGAGTGTGTGCCTAAACATAATATTGAAAGTAGACCAGTACCACCACAGGAGATGATCACTGGATCAAGTGGAAGGAGTTAATTTGTGGATGCATTCAAGGTTCACCGCCATCACAGTCTCAGATTTCTCCAAAACCTAATGAGGAACAGAGAATTAGCTCCACAAACCCACAGCAGCCAAAGAGAGCAGGCCAGTACTGCCCCGAGATCATGAcaattaaatgattaaataattgtattaaatgatacaatgtagtgctgttggttagtagacacattTTACTGAAATTTACatagaatttatgataaataatttatttattaaaatgtaaaaaaacctgccccctggcaccatcttgctCCTCGTAAGGGTTcgccagtttgagaaccactgctgtatccaccttatttttgaCATAAATGTGGGCACCACCACCTTTGAGCTCTTTTGTGTGAGACTTCCGATGAGCCACTAAAGCTAATGGTAGTCGTAATGCGAATGACACAAGTGTGCCATTTTGACTGCTAGTTAATGTTTATAGACCATTTCAGCTGTCACAACAtaagccgctgtcgcggtccgcacgtaacttccggtaaactccgctaataataaataacaacaaattctttaaacataggttatttatataacaagcaaacaaaacaacacatagattacataggaaaccaaaacatttgttattttcgacgaggcatttgttcaagagatcagtttagcaactagtcagaccattaaaaaaacgaaaccggaagtaaggttcggatccagacgtgtatcacgtgcgtccgatgaaaccatctataaagaaatccaggaagaccagcataatttgtgcagttaggggttgcAATGATAGCTCAAATGTAATAAATCTACGCATCAGAGCTGAATGTGGATGTGGGGCAAGAGCACCCATAACCTAAAATCTcacatccatccagtaaaactTTTTAACTGTCTgtgaacaataaatacaataatttttcaaaaacaactaatattttgctgataaaaatatgctggttagctgatttatttattgtgcagttatatattattacaacaatgtgattacagtacagaatatatacgacttaaactgcttattagtttatgtttataataattctaaatgtgtttgcgcatcattttgtttcatttaaaacaaaaaagctaataatttcataagctcaCGTCTCCCTGTAATTTGTAAGAATAGTTTTtataaaacgaaaacaatactgaataaatgtaattgtttaatatgttcattttgttttgttcaaataacttacaatgtgttgaatgagagAGATACTACTAACTGTCGGACGACGTGATAAGCTTGATGTGCTGCCATAGAAATCAAATAATCAAATTAATGAATAAttgccgtttaaaaaaaaactccacACCAGGGGGACAATTGTgactttttaaacattttaaacacaaattcttGGTCTTTTTCATGCACAAATACTTGACTTCCCTACTGTATAGGTACTGGTATGCCTCTGTGCTTTTATAGTTGCACATCGAAGGCCCGTCACCCCCGTGCAACAACTTAAAATTATTGAATATATTAAAATTTCAATCTCACACTGGGTTATACGTGGCAGGTCTAGTAAATGTTTTCCATAACTCTGCTACCACAACACAGACCAGCCATTGAAATGGTAGTCTTACACAAGAAAGGGAAATAAATCGCATTACTTCTGCGTTTGAAATTAAGGTGGATAGTAAAGTTACCAGCATCACTATGTTGGGTAGCTAGTTACTCCCCAAAACTTAAAATGAGTAACTAACTAGAGATGTTCTGCTAAAATGTTTGTGCTCCTGATGTAGTCAAAGTATATGCACTTTCTCTTATAATttcattatatattatttttcagTAATTCAGCATTATTAAACCAGTATGGTTTACTAAACATGAAAAACAGAAGTAAATTGGCATTTGACATTGACAGACTAAAAGCTGATGTGATATTCTGCAAAAAGGTGAGATTAAGAGATGTGAGAATCAAAATCATGAAGCGTAAGATCATGATGTTGCTTTCTGAGTAATGTCTGCTATCACTTCCTTTAGCTATAAAAAGCTCCCGGTAAGGTTTGCATGCTTGCACAAACAAGCATGAGCATTAgatttaaattttgcatttggTAGATacgtttatccaaagcaaccaTGGGAAATGTGCTTATTGTGGTTTTAACACAATCACAGTGCTCTACAGAATCCACAATAAAGTGACAAGTATATAGCAGGTCGTGCATacatctttgtatatcagtcttCATATTCCAGATGCATACAGTAAGAGGACACAGTATGATTTAAAGCGATGtttaatttttcaaaaatcagCATTCATTAGTTCAATATTTAATTGTAAAGCTGTTTTATTGTAAAGTGCTAGATCAATACAGCAAAAGAAGAACCACACAATATTTACACAAATACGTACAGATTATACTCTTActgataatattttatatttttaactttttgtgTTTAAACTAAACATAGTGACTTCTTGTTGGCATGCACTTATATAGTATCTGTTAACATGCATTTATGCTTGTGAATGCGATGGAGATAACACAGACATTTCAAATGTAAGAATTAAAgtgctcagatgcaaaactctCTAAGTGATTTTGACATGTTTTCTCGTAAATGAGCAAATtttcagactctta
Protein-coding sequences here:
- the LOC135721221 gene encoding SLAM family member 5-like produces the protein MFLMFVFLSFCLTSLVGVFGDEVKSVSVMEGENLTLHSHLTEIKGGDQILWSFGPQKSTIAKINREANIVSVYDDVLDGRFRDRLQLNDQTGDLTITNITTQHTGLYNVTISSEQKSLHRFNVIVYARLPVPVITTQNSSSSETSSCVLLCSVLNVRDVSLSWYKGNSLLSSISVSDLNNNISLHLKCLDESYSCVVNNPISNQTQHLNTDLCQKCSDLTLIQIFIVAAVGCLMIVASVLIFWINRKHRNTQQQVPKTVKNRWMEFTEITYKITHSLKEQQINCTW